The Vitis vinifera cultivar Pinot Noir 40024 chromosome 3, ASM3070453v1 region ATTGCCGATGGATTCACTATGGTTAAATTCATTACTTCTTGGGCAACTGCAAGCCAAGTAGGGACAAAAGAACTACTTTTGCCATGTTTCAACTTGGCTTCTCTCTTCTCAACAAAAGTTTTACCCATGATCAAGCCCCCGCCTCCACCAAGAGTCTTTGGACTTGATAAGGTTGTCACAAGGCAATTCGTGTTCGATGGGGCTGAAATATCAATCCTGAAAGCCAAATCCAGTCCTGGGTCTTGTGATGTAGGAGTCAAGCCAAAACCTTCACGAGTTGAGATAGTGACAACAACAATCATATGGAAAGCTCTCATCCGGGTAAGTGAAGCAAAATATGGACGGTTGAGGACTTCTCTTGCAGTTCATTCTATGAACTTGCGTGCCAAAATTGTTCCTGCAGTACAACACAATTATTGTGGATACCTCTACAGATTGGTTGCAGCAAGATTTATGGGGGACAGGAGCAAAATGGAGTTGCCTGATTTGGTGGTTTTACTGAGGGATGCAATCTATGTGAATGCACTATGTTGCGAGAATGTGTTCCCCACTGTTGTAAAATCCTTCAATAAGGTAAACGAGGAATCGAAGAAAGAGTATGTAGATGTCCACATGTTTACTAGCTGGTGTAGATTCCCAACTTACGAAGCTGATTTTGGTTGGGAAAAGCCCACTTAGATTAGTAGATGTAATACGTCTTTTCCAATGGCTAGCCTGCAGGATGCAGAAAGTGGAGACGGAATTGAAGTATGGGTAAGCTTGAGTAAAGAAAACATGCTTCTATTCCAACAAGATGGAGACAATATGGCCTTCAGTTCTAGTGGAACTCCTTTACAGCCAACGGACTGAATTCTCCTATGGCTGTAGGAAACTAGATCAAATGTGTCTATCAAAAAGGGGCATTTTAGGTTGATAGGCTTTAAGTCACTAGAACAGACCTCAATTGTAATGATCACAATAAGACATGGTGTTGTTCATGTCAATCCTACATATATGTTGATTTAGTTTATGTAGCATGCATGTTTGATCTAGTTTAGTTAACAATCTCTAATAACTAATATACGTTTCTAAAAATGATTAACATATGTTATAATTCATGTTAATTGTCAATAATTGACTGATAGGACTtctagattcatttttttttaatcttgtagTATGAACATACTAAATgtacataattataattaagtaTTCATCAAACTGCTAATTTATAAGTTAGTAGTACttagaagaaaaatcaaagttaGTAGTTAGCACTTTGGGTTGCTGAAATATGGGTTGAACGTGGCAAGACCAAGTGTAGAGATAGCCATTGAGCCAATGTGACCCAACATGGGTCTTGCCCAAGCCCCACCTTTTGAAAGAATATGTCTTCTCCAAGTCTTACCTTATcaacaatttcatatcaaatcaaaattaaattatttcaaaatatttttacttcaaTTGTCAAATATCAAATTATGCCTAATTAAAtgggattttttaaataactaattagtttcaaatattattcttttattgaGTTGGATGGAATCCAATTGTATTAGTATTAGTAACCTTTAACTAGATCCTTAGAAGCTAGGgcttaatacatttatattctCTACCAAAGCAATGTAAAATTCCATACCAATTTCCTTGTCAACTAGGGctaaataaaccaaaattatacaaattgtttcattttattcaaactaacataaaacataattgtagaccctccattttgtcttcTTAGCACAAGTAATGTTAGGTGTTATcctatgtttttcttttgcccTTTGACACtcatacaacttttttttttagccaTATATCTTTAGGGACCCTTTTGTTGAGGGGCTTATCAAGACCCTCACTATGACCTAGGCTACTCTTCACGCTtagtttaggtcacttagacgcACCCTACCTTATGCAGGCACACCTAGGCATCTTTTATGCAAGCTCACTTAGCTATACTTCAACTCATTCCAACTCATTGAGTTGCACTTTAACTTAGTCCACTTGGTTATATTGTAGGTGCACTTTAAATTAGTTAATTTGGATACATATTCATTTTAACTTGAATTTTGGTAAGGTAATTTTCTTAAAGTGTTTTAACACAAAATCTTTAGTGATATGTGTGTAAATAgagttttgataaattaatttttagaatgtttcaatatgaaaaaattttaatgcCATGTATGTAAATAGAGTTTTGGTGAATTAAGAATATagttttttaaatgtaaaattCAATGGAAACCTAATGGTGGTCAAGAGTGTAAATGGAACTTATaggttatttctttttttcttccttttttttttaaatgtcaatgGGGATTCATAGTGGTTGTATGTGGAAAATTATGCATTATGCAAATATATGGTTTttgaattaaagaataaaaaatagaatttgatgaaagtgaGTGGCATCCATGAGGATTTGGTGTCGAAGAGATCATGAAataacatatacatatatatttggctaaattaaaaatgatggGAAAAGATGATTGACACATGCATTGAGAGGAGAATTGAAGAGCCGATGatgttaagatttttttttttttttttggagggtATATACCATATGCCACCTGGGGAAGaagatatgaaaattttggGGAAGATTAAAAGAGTTTTGGTGGAAAATGAATTGTATGGGGAAAGAGCAGGCTGTGATTTCcaaagaaacaaagagaaacctTCAAGAAGAAGGATTCTGAGGAGGTTCTGATTTTGAGAAGAGCAAAGAAAAGGACAGAGAGGGAGCAGGGGGAGAGATTGGCTGgtgaaaaacccaaaaaaaaaaacgagaaatgaaaagaaagagcATAGAGAAGGCgttaagaaagaaagagaaattgggaactgaaaaaaaaaaaaaaaaaaagaactatcAGAGAACTGTGAGAAAgagataagaaagaaaaaaaaaacactcaccAAAAGCTGAGAAGGGGAGGTACatatttgagaaaaatgatCAGATTTCTTCAAGAATACACACACGGATGATAGAGAAAAGGGGATCGGGTCATTGGAGAAGGACATGCAAGTTGCGATTTAATATTCATTAGGGGACTCGAGGGCTGCCACTTGGATGGGGGGATCATGTAATTGGAGTTCGGATGTTGGAGAATTTGAGATGGGAGATGCCATCTATTGGTGAGCGTTTTTGGAGATGAAAAGCATTAGGACTTTAGGAAAAAGGGGCTGCCAAATAATGAAGGACATGACTTGAGAATTTTGAAGATTAAGATGACTCTCTAGATGATGGCATGGGAGGAAGAAAGGGAGGATCTTAAGGTTTTGTTAGTGGATTCTTGGAGACCGAAATTCGGTGGAAAATTAAGGGGAAATTGTGGCTGCATAAATGAAGATTCTAGTGACCAAAAATTAAGGAAGTTGTGGTTGCATAATGGAGaattcttgtaatttttttaaagtggaTACAGTGTGGGAAGTTTAATGGATGAAAGTGGCAGCCATCAAATGGTTCTCTAGTGGCTGAATTATTTTATTGCAAAATCAATGGAAATGTAGCCATGACTATAGTGGCTGAAAATTCAGTATAATTCAAGTGGATTGTGGCTGCATGTATGCGTGATTCCATGGCTGAAAATTCAGTGTCGTTCAAGTGGAATTGTGGCTGCATTTGTGCGTGATTCCATGGCTAAAAGTCGTTTATAATTCGAGAGGAAAAGTGGTTGTATATGTGTGTAATCTAGTTGCTGAAATTTAAAGTGAGCTAATCGATGCACATGGCTTGAGTTTGGCAACGTGAAGACGACATCAATTTCAATATAATTTGAGGTAAGTTTCAAAAGTcgctaatttttaattttagtttttatattcatCCTATTTGACTTATGTGTGGCTTTAGaatttaactttattaatttattatttgattccATGTCATTATCattgtgttttaattttaggtggtgtttttttttttttttttttttgccgaAAGAAAAggccaaaatatttggttttttctattcagctaaaagtaactcattgacatcaaccaacataattaaactaaacttattgataacaagttcactttagttatattggttaatatcaataaggtacttttagctgaatagaaaaagtcaaatattttggctttttctattcagtcaaataacaaacaccaccttagttttTGGATTCATCCTATTGATTCATGAGTCTTAGAATTTTAGTTGATAGATTTATTTGATTCTGTGTCATTATCTTCATGTCATTAAGAttgttaattttagtttttagatTCAACCTATTTGATTTATGTATGGCTTTAGGATTTtagttgattaatttatttgattccaTGTCATTTTGCCCAAGTCTTGAGTTTGTTAACTATGATctgtgtttaaaaaaaaataaaagaaattagttGATTAGTTTTATTAACCTTATGTCAATATTTTCATGTTCTAAGTTCGTTTGGTTTTGGATCCATCGTATTTAGTTTGCATGTTCTCTAgaattttaattgattagttTAGTTGATATCAGATTATTACTTTCATGTTCTAGGtttgttaaatttaatttatgattcATCATATTTTAGTTTACAACTTTTTgtgttttgataaattaatctAATAGATCCCATGATACTAAGTTTATGTGTTGagctcattattttttttattagatccTATCTTAGTTTACTTGCTTGGAATTTATGTTATTATTTCAATCAGTTCTATGAtatttagtttatatatatgttgagttcattttttttgttcttgattaGATCCTATCTTAGTTTACTTCCTTTTGGAATTTTGgttattattttgattgatcccatgatatttaatttgtagtttgagttcaaaaaataattgttttgaatcaaattttatttatttttaaaaaataattcattaattcAAATAGAATATTTGTTTGAGTTAAGAcccttttaaaattatctaattGCCTTTTTTGGGttgagtaaatttttttttctcttttgtaaaAATGAATTTCCTTCCATCGTGCATGAGGTTCCTTGATTCCAAATGAAAGGTAGCCAAAAAGGTGATCCAAGTTGATTTTCTCTTATTCTCAAAACTCTTTgaagttataaataaaaatgtctATTTTGTATCAATGTTTTGGATTTATTGATTCACATGGTTCCTTTTgctttcctaaaatcatttttcaaaggaattcaaattatttaaaattttttaaagaaatccATTCTAGGTTTTTAGGGCAAAGatctcactttcttttaaaaatatacaagtcAGTTTTATCCAAGTTgcattccttttctttttggttttccaaaaacTTTGTTATTTTCTTAACATAGATTTGAACTTGTGCTCCCAAGCTAATGGCAATACACAAGTGAATCTTACGAATATTAATTGGGGACTTGGACCCCAACATAAAAGattcttttcaaaacttatctttgctgcCACTTTTGGAACTTGTTATAATCATAACCAtcaattttttaggaattatatacaagatgtatgtgataattgatgattttgtatactctaataattttttctatgcTATTTAGATACCAAGtatgctagggtttctttcttttattatttattatataattttaatctaACCCTCCATGTCTTGTGGTAGCACATTATAGGTTATTTATGCTATTCAGATACACCCTCTATCATCCACTCTCAAAATTCCATGAATATGCATGTCAATGTGAACTATGCCCATGCTTGATACTGTCCATAGGTACCTcaatatttgattgattttctCTGATAAAATGCATATTGAATATCTAAACTAACTTTGATGATTTTGTGATAACACTTAAGTTACAAATCCAAGTGTGCATATTAGCCTTCCTTTAtgattgtgttttttttttttttaattggcaTGCTAGGGTTAGTAGACTTTCAAAATCACCTTAACATATCTGAGTATCCATAATCAActgattaattgtcatatttccctcaacttagctagtagagacctttttagggttTAATGCACTACAACCTTAGATGGATTATCGAAGTCCACAAACCAACTTTGAATAACTCATTAGCTTGCAAGGATTCCATGACTTGTAACTTTTGTGCAACTTCTAATAcatccaagtcatgtataatgcaagtaATGCATGTCTAAATGCTCAAGATAAATATAGTGCATAAATAGAATAGTAAATAAAAACtgaaatcataatataaatattaatgaaatcttttttgttacatcatatcatgcttttaaggatACTATCCTAACAATTACATTCATGATGAAAGTATGTTTTTTCGTAACCAATACTAGGTCTCTACAAGAAACCTTGTGTCGCTAATTacactttatatcttatgatctcatttttctcattaatacactttcgtacaaatacccatttgtactcGATAGGCTTTGTCTTCTGGCATTTGAACTACAGGTCTAAATACTTGTTTTATTAACGAGTTTAACTTTGTGTGCATAgcttttttccattttggcTAATCATTTTTGTGTCAATATTCTCCCACAATTTTTGGTTCAAGGTCCTAATCATTTCTTATGAAGTCAAAGACCacttagaaaacaaaaatattaataataataataatattttgatctcatttttctccCGTATGTACATAACTATTGAAATCTCATCATTTTCAAGTACTTGTACCTCTTCAAGTGCTACACATTTAATTTATGTCTCTTCAAGGACTATTTGTTTAATATGTGCCTTGTTAAGAgctatcaattttatttattctctttgggggctatagatttatcaattttggactgattaatcatttttatgGCCTCTTTAAGAGTGTTGAGTTTTCTTTATGATCTTCTCTTCCGAGAATTCTTTGAGCTAATGAGTCTACCAAGCTTCAAGTATgtcttatattcatttattaattgtCGTCCTATAGAGATTTCAATATGCACTAGAGTATTTGTAGCTGAAACATGTgactttttcattttatatatatatcaataaatGCAGCTGGTAATTGGTTTGTgtagattttgcaaatgaataatCATTTGAACTTTTGGTGTACATTGATTTGTGTAAGGATCAAGGTGAAACAAAGTTGATGCATTCTAAACAATTTctcattgtttttcaaaaacaagcTTTTCTCCCCATAACAACAGGGAAACTAGTTCTTTAAATGACAATccataaaatatgtaaaaacaTCACTTGCCAAAGGTTCATGATAACTTATGAtggatgaagaataaaaaccTACATAAATTCCAACCCTTCATTGGGGACCAATTTTAATGCGTTGTGTATGTGTAATtggtacatatatatatattctataatCGAAAAAGTGAGTGACACTTGGTTGTTTTTcaagttgtgaaggggagtattcatggtaagttgtaggttGAATGCAAACTAAGGTCACAACATGCACAATAGTATGTCCTTAAGCAAAaatacatattttggttttcatGAGTAAGGGTCGAGCAATTAATTGGATATGTTTAATAAGGGATTCTTCCAAACTATTCTGGGTATGAGTGTGAGCAAGAAGATACTCAATATCAACTCCAATTGACATAATCAATAAATGTTTGAGAAGTAGATTCACTAGAATTACCAAGACGTATTGTCTTGGTTAGATAATATGGAAATTATGCTTGCAATTAGATTATTTGTGTAAGGAATCTGAGAACGGTAACATTACATATAGAAAGGAGAGAAACGTGTGACCATTTAGTAGGGGTATATCCATTAAgaccataaaataataaatggtccacatggtgggTAGTAGAGCCACCTATGTCCCTATGtattccttttttaaaaagtttggtgactcataaatgattttaataaaagatGGTCTAACTATAAATTAGCATTACTAGCAAGCAGTACATGAATATTCATTGGGCAAAagcattttataattaaaaaagtttGGTGACTTGTATACGATTTTAATAAAAGATGACCTAACTATAAATTAGCCTTATAAGCAAGCATCACATGAATATTCATTGGGCAAaagaattttctaattatttaatggatgcccatgtgagttCTATCATTTGGTACATCATTGAGGACACTGAGTGGCTTAATTGGTCTcatcaaaacataaaaatctTTGGGTTAGTGAACTTCTAGTTCATGACATTATATGATTCAATTGACTTTTTAATTAATGATATGACCTAGAGGAAAAagtcaagaatttttttattgtaagaTTTTGGTCATGAATAACAGaaataatgtaaatatatttcatattactttcattcatagtttcaaatAATACCAATTTATGAgaatatctttaaaattgagcaaatttcttttggatttaTAAGATCATTTATATGCAATTTAGTCTTGTTTGATAGCATAATATTTACTCTTCCAAAGCCTTCAATCATGTCTATAGTACTTGATATGATATTAACATTAACCTTTGCTTATGtcaaattggaaaataatttttttatgtgagTGTACAATCCATGAGACATACATCTTCATCGTTCATCTTAAAATAACATATGTAATTTCATATATGAACAACATTtgagaaaaacataaaaaaaaaaaaaaaaaaaaattaaatggtaaattaaaataatataattacaaCGCATGATATAACATCAATCAACaagaatattttcaatattcGCTAGAAGATAAATTTTTCACAGGACATTAAAAGAAATCAACATCAAAACAAGTTAGATCTAATTTATCACTATTATTGAAATACATTTTCATCCATGtctttttacttttattgaGACTTCGTAAAAAGCAACTAATTATTTAGGCATCCAATAAATACGTGATCAATGTTATTTCATACCGcacttataataatttttaatattgttttatttccAATGATATGGTAcgaattattttattatgtcaatttttattttagtattagTAATTAAGGAATGAGATTTGCATTCACTTTTGATAATAAAATTACATACCTTTCAGAGAATGAAATTGCATTCActtcaaatataaatttattttaatatgtggctaataataatttttatgtagtCTCAAACCAACccgatatataattttttttttctttacatagcttttagttatgaaaaaaatataaaattagctACCAATAACCATTCGCATAtttctagaaataaaaataattttacatagCTTCTAACTATATTATAATTTACACATAGCATCCCACAATAATAATACTAAATGAGATTTGTGGATAATTACTAATTATgacaaagtaaaataattttgtagcAATTCTAACTAACGAAATATTGTAGAATAAAAGaattacaagaaaaagaaactaaaagaagaaattattaaaatgctctcaaagaataaatatttttttttaattaaccggtctcaccatttaaaaaaaaaaaagagttaaaagTAAATACTTACAATATGGATCATCAATAAGTTTCCACAATACAAAAAGTTctcatattttgtaatatttttaaaagtctaATGAATAAAATCACCCTTCACTAGCACTTCTTGACATTACTTTCAAAAATAACTTACCCAAAATACGTTTTTAGCTTAGAGACCACGTGAACAAATTTCTCTTTCGAATGTTATAAAAGCATTATAAGAATCACTGTCACAGTGGCCCTAATTAACTAATACTTGGAGCCCCCACCGCGTTTAACAAGGGTGCCTATTGTCACGTACTGTATGTCTGGTCAGACACCAGACAAACAGTCCGTGAGACAATGCATTTCTAGAACATGGGTGACCCTTCACAAGTCACAACTTTTTTCAAGTTTCGAACACTTCACAtagtttttttccatttctaaatGCATTGAAAGGTTTGCATACccgaaaaaaaaagaaaaaaaaagatgggaTGTTCCTTTTCCCCTGGATAATGATTTCCCTCATCAAGGACAACTTCAATTTTCTGCTCATGTAGTAGCAGCttaaaaaacaagaataaagagCGTAACATAGAcagaaattaataaattattatttaaaaaataataattaacaaataattatttaggggaaaaaaagaggataaaaaaaaaacaagtgccTGGacgaacaaaataaaaaatacagcACACCCTTGGAGAGACAAAATGGAGACATGACTAAGGAAACCCCTTGGGATTTGGGAAACAGAAAATAGGCTTTCCTTGTGTAATTTCCCCAATGTGTCTTAAGCCCAGCTACCGACGAACTACAGTAACCTAATGATAATTTCCTAATAAAAGTCTACTTTCTCAAATAGACTAGGAGCACTATTGACTACAGACTctgaaatgattaaaaaaaaaaaagagaaaaaaaaaaatatgtagcttATATGAAAATCaaccatttatatatatttgaatgcTTCCTCAGAAAGTATTG contains the following coding sequences:
- the LOC104878941 gene encoding acetyl-CoA-benzylalcohol acetyltransferase-like; this encodes MVVERVEVVIPTKQLNLSNHLLAGRHIKDDESVDCNDQGVEYLDAKVDIQLNQLLSRRRDAIEQMNSLIQFDFGVVGSVTSPLVVIQTTLFECGGLVIGICICHTIADGFTMVKFITSWATASQVGTKELLLPCFNLASLFSTKVLPMIKPPPPPRVFGLDKVVTRQFVFDGAEISILKAKSSPGSCDVGVKPKPSRVEIVTTTIIWKALIRVSEAKYGRLRTSLAVHSMNLRAKIVPAVQHNYCGYLYRLVAARFMGDRSKMELPDLVVLLRDAIYVNALCCENVFPTVVKSFNKVNEESKKEYVDVHMFTSWCRFPTYEADFGWEKPT